A segment of the Salminus brasiliensis chromosome 5, fSalBra1.hap2, whole genome shotgun sequence genome:
TCATGTCCATGTCAGACaggtttctctgttctccatataaCCGAGGCCCCGCCCGTTCGGTGACGTAATCTCCTGTCGTTCAGTGGTGCTGTTGCAGcagcccccctccctccccccctctctcttcctccatcaCCCCATTCAACAGAGTGCAGGAGAGGATGGGATGCTGAACGGTAAGGCCTTTCTTCTTAAGCTTTATGAATTGACGGATGTGTAGATTATGACTGACTGTCTCTTTTCTGTAGATCTGCCTGTTGATCAAACAGGCGACAGAGAAAGCTGTGGTCTGTTTACAGCTGTAATCTAGTCCTTTTAATCGGTCACCTTGGAAAGGTTATAAACGACGGGGTTCTCGTTATATGGGCCTGAATAGCTCAGAAATGATCACAGAAATGGGTAAACCATTGAACAGAAGGACTGAATACTAGTCTATGTAGAGGCTACCTAGCTATAGTCAAGGCTACACGTTTACAGTCAGGCTCTTGAGCACTGGAAATAATACCAGTActctggtttatactggtctggaaCCTGGAACATAAATCACAGATAATAACCCACAAACACGCCGCTAAGCTCTTGTTTTTTAGATTATACAGTAAAAATACGCATATCCAACGACTGGCAGGTCAATCTGTTAATAACccctttaattacatttaagtCATGAGTCACTGGATATGAGGGCAGTGTTAGCTGGTGTTGAACACCGGTCTAGGCGCGACATACTGCCATTAAACACGGCTTTACTTGCATATCCAAACCTCTCTAGTCTGTCTATAACCATGTGTTAGTTTATTCCAGTGTTTAAGGAGAGACCATGCGTAAAAGCGACGCCTCCATAATGGACACCAGCGCACCTCCGTGTGACAGATGACAGTGTTTCCATAGCCTTCATCAGCTCGTCAGATTTAACCGGTTTATGATGTGTTCAAATATAAGTTGTATGATATTGCGAAATCCAACAGCCATGACATTTCTACGAGTAAATGATATATTTATGCAGTACATCAGGCGGTATGTCTGTTTAGGCGAGTGGCCTATGCTAAGCTAGCGACATTAGACGGCATTAGACGAAGCTCAGTATTCGTGTTtttcgttccaccttaaatcgtACAGTAGTTAGTCTCGCGTACGAGCGGCACCACAATGTATCTGTCcctccatttaaggtggaacggaaaattcgAGTGAGAGGCTGCACAAATAGCAGCCAGCGGAGACATTACGAGCCCCGGATAGACTGCGCACCGTGGTGTTGATGTCTAGAGCAGGTAGAAACTTCTGGCTTGTTCGTGTTAAAGTCTATATTTGCAAAAATCCATCCCTCCTTAGGGCAGCGGAGGAGCGGAATGGACGATGGTTGACACCTGAGCACTAGCAAACGACGATGAATCCGGCCACAGGGGGCGCTGGCGAAGGCCCGCGGGAGACAGACAATAGCAgcatgaagcagcagcagagagcATCCTCCCCGGCCAGAGGCAAAGacgttacacccaaaacacccTCCAAAGGCAAACCCGTTTCCTCGAAGCCCGGCGGCAGAAACAGCCGCAGCAGCTCTCCTGCCAGCACGCCCAAAGACAAGCAGTCCGGCAAAAGCTCCGCGTCTCAAAGCCCCACTCTGAGAAGAGCAGACAAGACCAAGAAGATCGAGGAGCGCACCAGCTCCACTGAAGACTCAGGGGGCACCGACGACTCCCCTTTGAAGGGTGACCCTTACCGCGTAGTGTCCGATCAACCGAGCTCTTCCAAATCCTCCCAGGGTAAAGGCAAGACTCagagagcagagggagcagCGTCTGGCAACAAGCAAGCAGCTAAACACCCTGTGGGATGTGGTCCTGGCTTCTGGAGGGAGGGATGCCTGCAGTCTGAGCTGATCCAGTTTCACATGAACAAGAGCTTGAAGAAAGAAGGAGCTGCGCAGCCCAAGACAGCAAACTCTCCTCCCAAGGAGAAGATGGAGCTGTCACTTCAGGCAGCAGACAGGCCTCCTGAGGCTGAGTCTGAGATGGACCAGGAGTTACAGGCTGAAATTGAGAGGCTGAGTGATGAAAATGATGACCTCAAGGTAAGCCCGGATGATCGCAAATAGGGTATATCACCTGAATATGAAATCATGAGGACATAGACTGTCACTGATGATACTGTAATTTGTTTAATTCATCAGCATGAAATAGAAGAGATGCGGGCAGAGATGGATGAGATGAGAGACACTTTCTACGAGGAGGATGCCTACCAGCTGCAAGACCTGCgcagagagctggagagagccAACAAGAACTGCAGGATCCTCCAGTATCGCCTGCGAAAGGCAGAGCGGAAGCGCATGCGATATGCAGAAACAGGCGAGATTGACGGAGAGCTTCTGCGGAGTCTGGAGCAGGATTTAAAGGTGCCATTGAGATTGTAATGGGCCTTAGGTGTTAATGTGAAAGCAGTCCTGGATGTTGTATCCACTGTTATAGGGTGGATTCAGGTGTTACTTGGAAAGAACGTAATGTGGGACACATCATTGGCCCTGAATTAGACAAAGTGAACACACCTCCACCTtaaacccatccgtgcagtacACATACAGactagtgagcacacacacaattgcattAGCCTAAAATCCCAAAACCTCGACATGCAATGGTGAATAAACTACATTTGAATTAAGgagaaaaaatatgaaatatgttttttgAGTAAACTGCTAAAGGTAACTTCTAAAAGCAGTGTAACCAATAAGTTGGAAACCTATTTAGCCATTTTAACACTTAACCCCCACCCTCTCTCTTAACCTTTTCTAGGTGGCAAAGGATGTGTCTGTGAGACTGCACAATGAGCTGGAAAATGTGGAGGAGAAAAGGACAAAAACTGAGGAGGAGAATGAAAGACTGAGGCAGCAGCTGATTGAGGTGGAGGTGACTAAGCAGGCTTTACAGAATGAGCTGGAGAAGGCCAAAGAGGTGAGGCCTTTTGCATTAAGTATTCAAAGGGAATAAACTGAGGCACAGCACTACACAAGAGTTGTCTATAAGAGATGCCTcataaaatgctacataaaatattatataaccCACAGTACGCATGTCGCATGTTTAATGTCCAATGTTTTCATCAGGCGTCTCTGAAGCGGAGAGGAGGCAAAGATGCACAGAAGTCAGAAAAGAGGACTCCACAGACCCCAACAGAGGTAAAAACATAGCAACAATATCCATTACTGTTACACTAGGACAGATTACACTGAAATGTCATAACTTCATTTCATATTTCAGGCTGATTAATAAAATGACCTGTTTTATCAGGAAAAATTAGGGAAATGCcctctttaaaaacacatctatGTACTGTAAAGCTAAACCTATCTGTGTATTCGTTTAGCCACCGTAGGATGATGTGGCATAAACCTACAAACAGGGAAAATAAAATGGAACAGCTATTCAGCAATTCAGTTGTAATAGCATACATGTAAGTGTTGCAAAATAAGTAGGTGTGGAACAAACTCTGCTGACCTATAAACTCATCTCCTGCATTAAAAGCTAAAATGCATAATTCTAGAAAAAGATTGCTGTAGGGAGCATATTTACTGTCATTTAGATTTAAAAATTATCTAATATAAATGCATAAACCAATAATAATCCAAAACCACGAAAGAGATCAATTGACCTAATTTAGGCAGTGATTCAGCTGAAATTTAAGATTGAATTTGATTAAACCTTTTCATTAAATGGGTCAAGATTAGATTTAGCCCCATTATTtgaataaaggtaaaggtgcacgtatttggaGAAAGgggaaagggccttgctcaagggcccaacaaagGGGGCATATAACCCTGAGGGGCTTTTTCCCCAAAGTTCCCCAAGTTACTTTATTTCTCAGCAGTTGTGTTAAATGTGATAAAATGTCTCCACAGGAGGAAAATGAAGATCTGAAGTGCCAGTTGGCTCTCATTAAAGAAGAAGCTGTTTTGATGAGGAAGAAGATGGCTAAGATAGACAAAGAAAAGGACCGTCTGGAACAGGAGCTCCAGAAGTATCGCTCTTTCTATGGTGATGTGGACAGTCCTCTCCCTAAGGGCGAGGCTGGTGGCCCTCCTACCACGCGGGAGTCTGAGCTAAAGTTGCGTCTTCGACTTGTGGAGGAAGAAGCCAACATCCTGGGCAGGAAGATtgtggagctggaagtggaGAACCGTGGGCTGAAAGCAGAGCTGGACGACATGCGTGGGGACGACCTGGCTGGGGGCTCGGCGGACCCATCGTCCCGAGAGCAGGGTGAAGCACTGTCAGAGCTGCGACAGCAGCTGCAGCTGGTGGAGGATGAAGCTGAGCTACTGCGTCGCAACCTGGCCGACATGGAAGAGCAGAACAAGCGGGTGACGGGTGAGCTAAATAAACTCAAGTACAAGGCCGGCTCGCATGAAGGTCCACGTCACAGTGCAGGTGCGGCAGCGGATGGGGCTAAAACCGAGGCCTTGCAAGAGGAGTTGAAGGCTGCCAGGCTGCAAATCAACGAGCTGAGTGGGAAGGTGATGCAGCTGCAGTATGAAAACCGTGTGCTGCTTTCCAACATGCAGCGCTACGACCTGGCCTCACACTTGGGCATCCGTCCCAGTCCTCGGTAAGGCAGCACAATAAATTGTTTTGTATCTTCTCAAATCCtagattattgtttattatctGCTTAAGccttcagttattaatctaaaatacttattatttagaGACTTTTTATAATTATGTGAATACGACTTTGAAACAAGTTTGTATTAGGCAGTTATGAAAAAGAAACCGAAGCATGGGGTTATTATTGTTGTAATATTAGCATATGCAGGGTCGATATTCTAGATATTGATAGACATGTCTTCTTATAGTGAATTCACCTACTCCAGCTAAAAGGTATTCAGTTGTGCACACTATGGCCCGGTCAGTATATTAATTGGCTGATGATATTGGTGGACACTGACTGATGTGTATATTTTTTGGTGTTTTGAAAGTATTGCCAGTAACATGGCAATAATTACTGATTTTACACAAAGGGATTAAAGGATTCCATTGTACAGTTTCCTGACAGTAAAACTTTAGGCCACCTTTTAGCATGTACACACcatgtttctgtgtttttatgaaGAGAACTATTAAAAAATAAGAGGCATTATACAGGAACCAAAACTCAGATCTCAATCTCCAAATGGTAATTTTACCAACTGGTAAAAAGTGCACATAGCATGAATACTGTACACATTAGAGCGCTGCCAATGGAGTGGGACACTCTTGCAACTGCACATGAGCCTAATGTCATGTCAATGCCCAATgccaaacatcagctagaggggAACAGAGCCATCAAAATTGGCCTGTTGAACATTAAATACCTTtgggattattattatatttaatcatCCAGTCAGTAGCTGACATCATTATCAGATCCTTTACAGTCAAATATTTAGTTTAAAACATTTCAGAAAAGTAGAGACTGTAAAAGAAACCTCCCATTAATatctattaatattaatacccTAGATTTTACCTTTGATGAGCAGGT
Coding sequences within it:
- the LOC140556214 gene encoding microtubule cross-linking factor 3-like isoform X1, which gives rise to MNPATGGAGEGPRETDNSSMKQQQRASSPARGKDVTPKTPSKGKPVSSKPGGRNSRSSSPASTPKDKQSGKSSASQSPTLRRADKTKKIEERTSSTEDSGGTDDSPLKGDPYRVVSDQPSSSKSSQGKGKTQRAEGAASGNKQAAKHPVGCGPGFWREGCLQSELIQFHMNKSLKKEGAAQPKTANSPPKEKMELSLQAADRPPEAESEMDQELQAEIERLSDENDDLKHEIEEMRAEMDEMRDTFYEEDAYQLQDLRRELERANKNCRILQYRLRKAERKRMRYAETGEIDGELLRSLEQDLKVAKDVSVRLHNELENVEEKRTKTEEENERLRQQLIEVEVTKQALQNELEKAKEASLKRRGGKDAQKSEKRTPQTPTEEENEDLKCQLALIKEEAVLMRKKMAKIDKEKDRLEQELQKYRSFYGDVDSPLPKGEAGGPPTTRESELKLRLRLVEEEANILGRKIVELEVENRGLKAELDDMRGDDLAGGSADPSSREQGEALSELRQQLQLVEDEAELLRRNLADMEEQNKRVTGELNKLKYKAGSHEGPRHSAGAAADGAKTEALQEELKAARLQINELSGKVMQLQYENRVLLSNMQRYDLASHLGIRPSPRHSPRDSDAESDGGRRESDDDSSRLPPHRKREGPIGGESDSEEVRNIRCLTPTRSLYSPESRFLSRSLKDRQQMIDIRIEAERLSRTIDRLIADTSTIIAEARVYVTNGELFGRMDEDEEGSRIREHELLYRINAQMKAFRKELQSFIDRLDVPKPEDRESEEPLSH